The stretch of DNA TGTTTTTTAAACATCCACCTTCAGATTCCTGTCAGCTGGTGGCGGAGAGTGTGGCGATCTGGAGGGGATTTTACCACACTTCATTCAGTCCACATTAATGTATAGATctagagcccaccaacccacacactgtgaaacaagaccatccagtcagttttctgtgcgctgtccaagtctgaaaacatgggataacaTGAGCCGTTCTCaatctgctctgcttctgacatcaggtgcagagactttagaattgtcccaccccttcgtctgagtctgtccaatcacagcgctggacccaacCAGTGTGGAGAAGTAatagcactgagtaaaaaaggagaaaacaaaaacggagaagaaagagaactgcgCTAAAACAGCTAACTCCAGAGCtgctgctcctcgctcctcactgctgtgcgctcaggtcaggggtgaacagcgagcagctcattatcatttaaagggacaggcgctgaaagtgggagttctgaacaaggctgtttacacagggggagaacactgctgtggggcttgtggggttttgaccaaagcaggtcacagacgtttcattaggAACAGAAAGCACACACGGATTGCAGTGAGCTCCCTGGAAGAGGGTTTTCCTTCTCTCAGTTAGTTCCAGTTTGAAAGAcagtaaaatgtttgtttttggtctGAACTCTTCCCTAACTCAGGATCcgtgtgcagtgtgttgtgtggtgTAAATCCCGGAGGCTTTGCGGCTTCTCCACCAACCTCTCCAACATTTTTCCAGCCTTAAACCTGGCAGCTTCCTCTCCATCTGCTGGAGGTCTTTTAGAGGCAaagctctcctcctcctcctcctcctcttagAGGCTTCCAAATAATCAGAAACATCTGGAACCTCTGTGGAAGGGTTCAGACGAGAGTCTCCTGAAGAAATCTTAGTGGAGAACAATGAGAGAtttctgcgtgtgtgtgtgtgtgtgtttttctttttcaaaaacGTTTTgacaaaaaatgaaatgtacAGGGAAATTTGAGCAGTCACCAGCTAAATGCAGATTAGAAACTAGCCCTGAATTCATTCTGGTCTACAGTGTCTTCTTAGCGAGGTGCAGTGTTAGCGACCACGTTAGCATGCTAATGTAGCACACATCAGACCCTAAACATTTGACTTTTGGCTCCATTGGGAAAACCTGTGTCCCTTTGATTTCTTGCTACTAAAATACATCTAAAAAAATCAGAGAAACCTAacccctcttctcttctcaatCTTCCGCCAGCTGTGTCTCCAAGACTCCAGCAGCTGTCTCCGGGAGCAGATGCGTTACATGATGCGATCTCTTCAGGATCTGAAGCACCTGCGCCGGACTTGCATTGCAGCGCCCCCTGTAGGCCTGGCTGCGCCTCGGCCTCGCGCCTGCAAGCTTCTGATCGCACAGAGGGAACGTCGTTCCAGGCTCAGGAGCAGCGATGCTAGCGAGTCTAGCAGCTATGACTCGGCCTGCTGCCTGTCGGGCCCCATGGAGAACGAGAGTGGAACTGCAGGCGGTCACCCAGTGGTCAGTTCTCCCAGCAGCGAGAGAAGCTTGGAGCTCGACTCGGGATATTCAGAGAACTCCTGGAGGGATGAGGTTGTGGTGCTTCGTCGCTCTAGAAATGTTCGTGTGTCTTCGTCGGCTTGTCTCCGGACCAATCAGATCCAGAGTGAGAGTGTCCGGACTCGACCCAAATCCACTTCAGATGCCTGTTTAGAGAGGTGGACATCGTTTGAAGCCTCAAATGACCCTGAGGACTGGACGACAGCTTTGTTAACAAGAGGACGCAACCGCCAGCCACTGGTTCTCGGAGACAACAGCTTTGCTGACCTCGTACAGAACTGGATGGACTTGCCAGATGTTCCAGAACGTCCGTCCGAAGCCAAAGAGTCCAAGCCTAATATGGGCCGGCGCCTGGCTAAAGACTTTCTGGTCAACGTGAGGCGGAGATTAGCCGGTATTTCACAGAACATGAAGTCGGACCCTTCCAAGCTCAACAAGCGTCTGTCATGTCAGATGGACCTTCCAAGAAAAGTCCCCTTCTTTCACAAGTCTCACATCGGCCTCAACGAGCTGGACACAGACTTTTACCGCTTCACTGCCCTCATGAAGACGGGTAGCCGGCAGCCAATCATCTGTAACGACATCATCGGATACATATGAGGCTAAACCTGAGCTCTGACTGAACAGACTCTTCTGAACTGACACTGTTTTATGCACATGTTAATTATGCTATGTATATTTGCccatgctaataataaaaataattataaacaaataaaattaaaggcTTTGGATTATGATCCCACATTTCACCACTCGGGGGTTATTCTCACCCACAGTGCTCTAATGAACCCCATCTTGCAAACTAGCTTTTTCAATCTAAGCTTACTACACTTTCAGACTGTTGTCATGGTGAATTTGTGTCAAAACACAGGTCCCAGGATTCGTAAATATTGTTCAAATTCTATTTGTTAGTCCTACAATTTGTGTTATATATGTTTGAGGAATTCACataaatatctggcaacccaatGTAAAAGAAATCTTCCCCTAAATACAACTCCAACCGTAACCTTAACTTTCACCCTAAACTTAATCAGAAAAGTAACTCTAAACTTCAAAAGATTAGAAACGACTGTGTTTGTGCTTGTTTAATGCTATCGCTAACACCTAGCTCTGAAGCTAGCCCTATATTTAGCTCTAAACTTAGCTATAATCCTAACAATAAGCTGCAAAAGATTAGGAACAgtagtggtttgtgtgtgttaaacactaacacctaaccctaaacctaatcctAAACTTACCTCAGTGTAAGcactaaaatattaaaaactgcagttttGTGTTTATCGCTAACAGAAAACTGCACTGTTTTGTAGCTGTTCTTCAGGTTCCTAACAGATGTGAGCATGCTTAGTGACTGTAAAA from Hoplias malabaricus isolate fHopMal1 chromosome 5, fHopMal1.hap1, whole genome shotgun sequence encodes:
- the inka1a gene encoding PAK4-inhibitor inka1; protein product: MLCLQDSSSCLREQMRYMMRSLQDLKHLRRTCIAAPPVGLAAPRPRACKLLIAQRERRSRLRSSDASESSSYDSACCLSGPMENESGTAGGHPVVSSPSSERSLELDSGYSENSWRDEVVVLRRSRNVRVSSSACLRTNQIQSESVRTRPKSTSDACLERWTSFEASNDPEDWTTALLTRGRNRQPLVLGDNSFADLVQNWMDLPDVPERPSEAKESKPNMGRRLAKDFLVNVRRRLAGISQNMKSDPSKLNKRLSCQMDLPRKVPFFHKSHIGLNELDTDFYRFTALMKTGSRQPIICNDIIGYI